The Platichthys flesus chromosome 17, fPlaFle2.1, whole genome shotgun sequence DNA window CTGACGGGACGGGCCCATCAGATTTCAGCTAGGACCAGTGACCACATCTTTTCAGGTCTACAACTCAATATGTGGATCACTGATCGAAGAAGGTCGGCAAGTCATTTCCTAGAATGACCTTCTCCTCCGTGCCTTGTTCATCGATGGTGACTATGAAGGCCACGCCGCCGCTGGAGCCGTCACGGCCCATTGCCAAAGAGAGAGctaagagagaaaagagagagagagagaaatagagggagagagaaggagaatgtAAGAGACCaaagactttatataaaaatggacaaCGTGTCTCAACGTGGTCCCACTATCCAATAATGATGCAAAAATATCCAAACGTGGAGTCTGTGCATTAGTGATGGTGAAGCTTCGCTGATACACAACCCATCACGAGTCTTGGCTGTCAATCATCCAGTTTCATCtcatttttatatcatcaaactAATTAAAAGCAAACTTATCAGAGACATGAACACTTGAAACAACATCAGAGTGATAAGAACCACATAAAACAGTATTTAATTGACATGTACAttgattttaattagtttgatCTATGTCCCTtctgctcacatggaggagacagagtttatgacctatactgcagccatccaccaggggcttcacttttgaggagatGTCACGTCTTCCATCTTGAGGTGAAACAGGTGAGGACACTGAACTAAAATTGTTTTTATGAGACAAAATATTTAATACAAGATGAAAGAAGAGAATAATTGCTCCTCTCACTAGttagggaaaaaaataaatacttactGTTGACAACAAACTGTTGGCACTCCTCTCTTTTCATTCCCCGGCGATATTCCGCATCAACATACCCGTACACGTAAAAGCTGCCAGAGCCTCCAATTGCAAATGGCTGCCTCGTCAGGAGACCGTTGAGGGTGGCGAACACCtgggagaggtcaaaggtcaccggACCAGAAGGAAACACTTGTGTTACATCTTTCCCAGTGATATTTCCTGTCCTCTACAGTCAACTACTTGTGCTTGACTCACCTGTCCTCCATCTTGTCTGTCCCAGCCGGCCACGATCAGATGTGCTGACAGCTCCTCCTTGTACTTGTACGAGACGTTCCGCACCAGAGTGGCAGCTGAGCAAACCTGGGGCTCGTCACCTATCTCAATACTGACAGGAGCAGAAGGCACAGTGGTTGATGGCCTGACCACTGCAGTTTCACTCTACATTTTGCccagactcatatgaggtccctgtgacctttgacctctgaaatcgAATCAT harbors:
- the psmb9a gene encoding proteasome subunit beta type-9, encoding MSGDTGPGWLSEEVKTGTTIIAIEFDGGVVLGSDSRVSAGDSVVNRVMNKLSPLHDKIYCALSGSAADAQTIAEIVNYQLDVHSIEIGDEPQVCSAATLVRNVSYKYKEELSAHLIVAGWDRQDGGQVFATLNGLLTRQPFAIGGSGSFYVYGYVDAEYRRGMKREECQQFVVNTLSLAMGRDGSSGGVAFIVTIDEQGTEEKVILGNDLPTFFDQ